The sequence below is a genomic window from Armatimonadota bacterium.
GCACCCTGATACGGCTCCACATACGAAGGGTGATTGTGCGACTCCACCTTCATCGTCACGCCCAGTCCGTCGCCGATCGGAACCACGCCCGCGTTCTCAAGTCCGCTCCCTTCGATCGCCTCCTTATACTTCTTAAACCGAGACAAAATCGGGCGGCTGTATTTGTACCCACAGTGCTCCGACCACATGACGGCGAACATGCCCAATTCGGTGTAAGTCGGATCCCGTTGCAGAAGTTCGGTGATGAGCTTGTATTCGCTGTCGTTCAAACCCATCGAGGTGTAGACTTCAGGAGTGAAGGCGGGCATTGTCCTAAGTATATCTTTCGACCACCTCCCCACGACCGCTCACGGATAAGAAAAGCGGCTAACCGAGGGGCCCCAACATCTTATCAACTGTTCTCGGCTCTCGGTTTTCGGCTCCTGGTCAAAGTTCCCTTCGCCCTCGCCCCGAACATGCCGTATCCTAAGAACGTGGCCCCAACCAAAGCCGCCTTTTTCATAGCCCTGCCTCTCGCCCTCTGCGCTTGCGGACGAGACCAAAACCTCTATGGCCACTGGGAAGGCGATCGTGACTGGCGTACGCTTGGCCAACCAAGCGAAGAAGTCGCTCGCGCTCTCGCCGCCATTAACCTCGACCTCAAATCCGACGACAGCTTCGTGCTCACCGACGGCGGAGTCCCTTTCACCGGCACCTGGTACCAAACCGGCGACGGCATCGCCCTTCAGGTCCAAACCATCCTCAATCGCCCGCTGGAAATCCAGTCCGAAAACACCAAAAAGGCTACCGATTTCACCGTCCGCTATGCCAATGGCAACCTCTACTTCCGTTCAACCGCCGACAAAGTCGAAATCGAACTCAAAAAGAAAACGAAACGCGGCTGAAAGGTGTATCGTATTCTCAACTGGAACTAACCCATGGTTGCGCTGATCCTCATCATTGTCATTCTTCTCGTCATCCTCTTCGGATGTATCGGAATCTATAACAGCCTCGTCGCCCTGCGGCGCGACTGCGACAATGCCCTCAGTCAGATCGACGTTCAGCTAAAGCGTCGCTACGACCTCATTCCGAACCTCGTCGAGACCGTCAAAGGCTACATGAAGTTCGAGTCCGAGACGCTCGAAAAGGTCATCCAGGCCCGCAACCTCGCCCTCGGCGCAAAGTCAGTGGGCGAAAAGTCCGCCGCCGACGCCCAGGTCACCACTGCTCTCAACGGCTTCTTTGCCGTCGCTGAGTCCTACCCCGACCTCAAGTCCAGCGCCAATATGCTCTCGCTCCAAGAAGAGCTGAAGACCACGGAGAACAAGGTGTCCTTCGCCCGCCAATATTACAATGACGTGGTCACCCGTCTTAACACAAAAATCGAGCAGTTCCCGTCCTCGATCTTTGCTGGAATGGGAGGCTTCAAAGCCAAGGAACTCTTCGAACTCGATGAGCCTGAAGCTAGGCAGGCCGTCAAGGTCCAATTCTAAGCCGATATTAGGCCCGAATTCGAACCCAAAACCAGGCAAAAATACGCTGTTAAGAAGATGTTAAGTTAACTTTGCCTTAACATGGGAAAAAGCATCATTTGCCCATGCGAAAAGCATTCACGTTGATTGAACTTCTCGTGGTTATTGCCATCATTGCCATTCTCGCCGCCATCCTGTTCCCGGTCTTTGCGCAAGCGAAGGAAGCCGCGAAGAAGACAGCGTGTCTTAGCAACGATAAGCAGATGGCGACGGCCCTCTTTATTTATGCCAGCGACAATGACGATATGCTCTGCCAGACCAGTTGGGAGAGTGACGCTACCCATCCCTATCAAGTCCACTGGTCCTATTTGATGCAGCCGTACATCAAGAACTTTGATATGTTCCGATGTCCGTCCGATTCGACCCCGGTCAAGCCCAAGACGCCCTGCGCCAGCGACGGCGATCTCGGCAAGATGCCGATGGTCTGCGACTGGATTCCGGTCAAGGGTTACTCGTACATCCCGAACTACAACACGATTCCGGCTCACGACTGGCTCCCGGTTAGCCTCACCGCTTTCAACCAGCCCGCCAACACGATCCTCGTGACCGAAAAGCGAGATACTGGCAGCAGCAAGGATGCCCATAAGGGTCTCAGCGGCTTCCTCCCGTCCCAGCCGTGCCCGAACTGGACGCTGGCAACCTACTCGGGTCGCATCCCACCGGCAAACACGTACACCTACACCGATGCTCAGTTGGTCAAGGCCGCTAACCTCAGCGGAACCACCGCCGACTACAAGGAAGTCGACGTCACCCGCGTCGCATGGGATCGCCACTCGGGCAAGAAGTGGGAAGGTGGAGCCAACTACTCCTTCGCCGACGGCCACGCCAAGTTCCAGAAGCTCGAACAGACCCTCAATCCGTCCAACTACGAGTACGGCGAGCGATGGCTCCCGAACTCGGCTCCGTGGAACACTTCGCCCTGCAACTAAGCTTGTAGCCGAAGAAAAGAACATCGAAAACGTCCCTCAAATTCGAGGGGCGTTTTCATAGATCGACACCCAATGTCGAGAATAAGCGATCCGCCGTCGGCGCGGGGGATTATCTGTTTCTCAACCTGTTTTTTTCTTAACAATCGGGGTTCAGCGAAGTTAAGAGGGGCCGTTAATAACCCTCCCTTAACACACTTGCCTTCAGCATGAACCCATGCGAAGAGCGTTTACCCTAATCGAACTTCTAGTGGTTATTGCCATTATCGCGATTCTCGCTGCCATCCTCTTCCCGGTGTTCGCCCAGGCGAAAGAAGCCGCGAAGAAGACTGCTTGCCTTAGCAACGACAAGCAGATGGCCACCGCCCTGTACATGTACGCCAGCGACAATGACGACACCCTTTGTCAAACCAGTTGGGAGAAGGACGCAGACCATCCGTTCCAGGCCCACTGGTCCTTTCTCATGCAGCCGTACATCAAAAGCTTCGACATGTTCAGGTGCCCGTCCGACCCCAATCCGGTCAAGCCTCGCTACCCATGCGCCTCCAACGCCGATCTCGGCAAGATGCCGATGACCTGCGATTGGATCCCCGTCGGTGGCTACTCTTACATCCCGAATTACAACGCCATGCCCGCCCACGACTGGCTCCCGGTCAACATGACCGCCTTCGCCTACCCGGCTACCACAATCCTTGTGACCGAAAAGCGAGACACCGGTAGCGCCAAAGACGCTCACAAGGGCCTCAGCGGCTTCCTCCCGTCGCAGCCGTGCCCAAACTGGACCTTCGCGCCGTATTCCGGCCGCATCCCACCGGCGAACACCTACACCTACACCGATGCCCAATTGGTCAAGGATGCAAACCTCAGCGGAACCGCCGCCGACTACAAACAGGTCGACGTCACCCGCGTAGCTTGGGACCGCCACTCCGGCAAGAAATGGGAAGGCGGAGCGAACTACTCTTTCGCCGATGGCCATGCAAAGTTCCAAAAGCTGGAGCAGACATTGAATCCGTCCAACTACGAGTACGGCGAGCAATGGTATCCCAACTCTGCCCCCTGGAACTCCGACCCCTGTAACTAAACTCTCATAAGAGCATAATCGTATGCTGCAAATTCCCTCTCCCGTTTCTTGAAATGTGAGAGGGTGAGAGCGATCCACCTAGTCTACGTTGAGGAAAACCCAAAGGCTTTCTCCGAATTCTCCAAAGGTAACTCGAGGGTCCGCGTTCGAACCTGAACCCGGAGACTCTAAGGGTTCAAATGGCACTAATATGAACGCAAACGCCTTGCTCCCCGAAAAATGAGGAAAGCCAACTGGGAAGGTGGGCATCTTGCCCACCAAGACCGGCCAAAGGAGGATAGCCCCTTTGGGACTACGCGACTTTTTTCGCGCTTTCGGAGGCGAGACTTGTCTCGCCGTCTCCTCACATTCTAAGTTTCCGCTAAGCGAACCAGATCAGGATCGCCCGCCAATAGATGTAACAAAGTTCAGCCGCTTGGGGGCTGTGAGCGTCTCGCTCACATAAGGCGTCACTCTTGGCACCGGTAAAGAAGTCTGCTTGCCAGCCGAAGTCCGAGGGAGGGTGAAGTCATATCAGCCCCTGACCCAACAACAGCTAAAACGCGCCAGGCGGAACCACTACAATCCCCGGCCCCGGCTCCACGTACGTGGTCAACAAAAACCCGCCTGCCTTCACGCTCGTCGCCACAAAACTCTCGCGGTACGTTCCATCTTCCGACACCTTAGGAATAATCGTCCTCGCCTCCTTCCCGCCCATATCCAGCGTCCCCGGCGTCAGATTTTCGACCCGCAAAAACGGCAGCGTCGCCTCCGTCAATCCCTTCAACCCGGAAACTTTCACCGTCACCGTTGTCTTTTCGCCTTCCTTCAGGTTCGCCTTATCCGACGACAAGTCGACCGAAATCGCCCGTGGCTCCGCCTTCATCGTCGCCTCTCCCTGTCGCAGCGACATCGCGACCGAACCCGGCTTCGTATCATAAGGGACGTAGAACACGGCCGAGCGCATCGATTCGGCCAGGATCGAGAACGACGTGTCACCGTTCCGAAGCTGCGTCTTCGTGGGATCGCCGCCAAACGGCCCCCAAACAACCGCCGGACGCCCGATCTGCATAAAACTGGGAAACGTATAGGCATCCAAACCGCCTGGATCAGGCGAAATCGGAATTCGCATCGCCCCGATCTGGCGGCCATCCTTCGTCCGTACCACCAGCGGATATCCGTTCTTGGCGGTGGTCGGCACAATCCACTTCCGCCAAACCCCGGCCCGGTTTAGCCGCACGCCCGGCACGTCGTTCAAGTACGCCTCGACGCCCTCCATCTGCTTGCTGTCGCTGTCCACAAACACCGACCCTGTGATCGCATCGCCTGGCGAAATGTCGTTCGGGAGGTACACATTCACGCTCCCATAGGCGTTGGAGAACTTCGCGACCACGTATCCCCGATCCTTCGTCGAGTCATCTAGATACGCCGGTGCAGCAATGGCGATAGAAACAAGCGACGCAATCATAACCCATCTCTCAGACGCACAATCCCCATAAAAAGTACGGTTTGCAAAGTGGACAACTTCCCTTCCTCCCTGGGGAGGAAGGGTGCAGGGATGGAGGGGACCAAAGGACTCCGACAAACGGTTCGCCAAAAGCCTATTGGGGGCTGTGAGCGTCGCGAAGTTCCCGCCGAGCAACGCGAGGAAAATGAACGAAGTGAATCGGGACCGCTCACAAAAAAAAGCTTGGACGGCTTCCCGCTTGGCTAATGAGATCAAAGACCCCCAATTCTATGCGATAACCAAATACACCAGGACCTAAGCTCCTACCCCAAGGCCGCGCCCCATCAGCGCCGTCCGAGCCCGCTCAAAAGCCTCTTCCTCAACCGCTCGCTCAAACGACCGGAAGCCCGCAAGTTCAAAACCATGCTTGTCCGCCAGTCGAATCGTCTCCTCGACCTGCTCGACCGACACGTCCTTGCCCAGCGTAAAGTTCTCGATCTTCCCTTCCAGCGCCAGCATCATCGTCTCGCTCATGCACGCATAAGCCGTCTTCGGCGGAAAACCGAAGCTCATTCCAAAATCTACGTTGCCGGGCACCGCCACCACGCCGCCTTCGATCACCAGCACATCCGGCCGTTCCTTCGCCACCTTCACCGATACGTCTCTGGGCCGGGCCACGTCGCAAATGATCGCTCCCGGCTTCAAATGCTCAGGAAAGATCAAATCGGCTCCCGCTGATGTTACGGTGATCACCAAATCCGCCGCTTTGATCGAAGCCACGTCGACCGACGCCTCTGCCCTCGCGCACTCGTCAGCCACCGCCTGAGTTCGCTCAGGATCGCGCCCGACCACTATCGACCGCGAAAAATGCGGCGAAAGCATCCGCGCGCACGTCCGACCAATCGAACCTGTCGCACCAACGACCGCCAGAACCGACGACTCTGGTCGAACCCCGATGATGTCGCAGGCCTTCAAAGCCCCCTGGATCGCCGTCGCGATCGTATAGCTGTTCCCCGTCGTAATCGCAATCGGCGAATTCTTCGCCACGGTGACGCCGCCGTCTCCCACCACGCTCGTGAACGCCCCGAGACCCATAATCTCGGCTCCCTCGGACTTCGCCAGTTCGGAACAATAGATCAGCTTCTCGTACACCGCATCCAGCGGCAACTTATGAAGCATCATGTCCGGTGTCAAAGGACAAATGATGAACAGCCCCTCCGTCTTCGCGCCCGTCTTGCTCTCGACGCCCTTCACGTACGAACCGATGAAAGGCTTCTTCCGACCGTAGAACTTCTCGATCAGCCAGTCGGGCATGTACTTGGCAATCGGGTACTTCCGCGCCGCGTCCTTGGGCTTGATAGGATGGATGACGAACGCAAATCGATGCACAGGTGTTTCCTAAGTTACCTTACGCCTGACTCAGGTCGATCCGATTCGGCTTCCAGCCCAATTTCGCCAGAACTTCGAGGTATTCCTCCGGCTTGATGTCCTCGGGCCGCCGCCCCAGGTGAGCGACAATCACGCCTTCCATCACGTTCGTCGCGAAAGTCTCGCCGTTGATCACCGGCGTCGTGGTGATCGCCGCCGCCACCTTCGCCTCCTGCAAAAACTTCAAATCCGCCTTGCGCAGGGTCTGCGTGATGATCGTCTTGCCTTCCAACTGGTCCGGCATAAACTTTCGGATGTAGTGCCAGTCGCCGCAGATGATGTCGGCTTCCAAAAAGTACTTCGGATACTTTGGTGTGCGCGTCTCTTGCTTCTCGCCCGTCGGATAGAACCACTTAAACGGCAACTTTGTAATGATTGGCAGGAGCAATTTGCCGAGCGTCTTGACCCCACTGTACGTTCGAATTGGGATCGGCATCCCGATTCCGAACAAAAAGTCGCCGTAAACCACCGAAGCGCCGCTCTCGTGCAGAGCCTGCGCCATGCCAAATCGGTCCACCGCACTCACGAGCAGAACTTTCGACTTCGAAAAGTCGATTTCCCCGCTCGCCTGAAGAGCCTTTATCGTCTCGCGCTCCAGCGTATGCTTCAAACCGCCACCATCTACCACCGGCGTCTTCTTCACGCCCTTCACCAGGTTCAAAATCTCACGAAAGGCGTACTTGCGGTCCTCGACCACCAGGTAGATATCTGCCCCTCCGACACCCAACGCATCCACCTTGCCGTCCAATTCCAGGAACAACTCGCCAAAGCGCTTCATGTCGCCATCGGTTCCGCGGCGCTCCAACTGATACGTATCGCCGAGCAGTTCGACGGTCTCTTTCTTGTCCCGCTTGCTCGTTCCCAAACTGACGGATACGACGGTTTTCATTTAGAAGACCGCGATCGCTTCAATTTCGACGTCGACGCCCCGAGGCAGACCC
It includes:
- a CDS encoding LemA family protein, encoding MVALILIIVILLVILFGCIGIYNSLVALRRDCDNALSQIDVQLKRRYDLIPNLVETVKGYMKFESETLEKVIQARNLALGAKSVGEKSAADAQVTTALNGFFAVAESYPDLKSSANMLSLQEELKTTENKVSFARQYYNDVVTRLNTKIEQFPSSIFAGMGGFKAKELFELDEPEARQAVKVQF
- a CDS encoding shikimate dehydrogenase, giving the protein MHRFAFVIHPIKPKDAARKYPIAKYMPDWLIEKFYGRKKPFIGSYVKGVESKTGAKTEGLFIICPLTPDMMLHKLPLDAVYEKLIYCSELAKSEGAEIMGLGAFTSVVGDGGVTVAKNSPIAITTGNSYTIATAIQGALKACDIIGVRPESSVLAVVGATGSIGRTCARMLSPHFSRSIVVGRDPERTQAVADECARAEASVDVASIKAADLVITVTSAGADLIFPEHLKPGAIICDVARPRDVSVKVAKERPDVLVIEGGVVAVPGNVDFGMSFGFPPKTAYACMSETMMLALEGKIENFTLGKDVSVEQVEETIRLADKHGFELAGFRSFERAVEEEAFERARTALMGRGLGVGA
- a CDS encoding quinate 5-dehydrogenase, whose protein sequence is MKTVVSVSLGTSKRDKKETVELLGDTYQLERRGTDGDMKRFGELFLELDGKVDALGVGGADIYLVVEDRKYAFREILNLVKGVKKTPVVDGGGLKHTLERETIKALQASGEIDFSKSKVLLVSAVDRFGMAQALHESGASVVYGDFLFGIGMPIPIRTYSGVKTLGKLLLPIITKLPFKWFYPTGEKQETRTPKYPKYFLEADIICGDWHYIRKFMPDQLEGKTIITQTLRKADLKFLQEAKVAAAITTTPVINGETFATNVMEGVIVAHLGRRPEDIKPEEYLEVLAKLGWKPNRIDLSQA